TCGGCAAGCTCAGTGCATCGTTGGGGACACTTCGACAAGCTCAGTGCATCGTTGGGGACACTTCGGCAAGCTCAGTGCATCGTTGGGGACACTTCGGCAAGCTCAGTGCATCGCTGGGGATTGGGGAGTTTTACCAATGACAAATGACCAATGACAAATGACAAATGACCAATGACAAATGACCAATGACAAATGACAAATGACAAATGACAAATGACCAATGACCAATGACAAATGACCAATGACCAATGACAAATGACAAATGACCAATGACCAATGACAAATGACCAATGACCAATGACAAATGACCAATGACCAATGACCAATGACCAATGACCAATGACAAATGACCAATGACAAATGACCAATGACCAATGACCAATGACCAATGACAAATGACAAATGACCAATGACAAATGACCAATGACCAATGACAAATGACCAATGACAAAAGTTTGATGTTTTTGACTAACTCTCGTACAAAGTACCATCTTTGTGAGTAAAAATGAGCTGTCCATTAGCACCAGATTTGGCAATCAAATCATTATCTGGATAATAAGCTTCATCATCAGCGGTTCTATCCCCTATTTCTAAATAAGTTACCACTGCATCTGAGTGATTCGCAAGCTGATGTCCATCAGCCTCACCAGCGGGAAAACCTACCATCATTCCAGGTGTGAGAATTTGCTCTCCTGCATTGGTAATTAGGGTAGCTTGGTTTTTGCGTACTTAGCGTGCTTAATTATCAATTAAAGTCTATAAATTTGCTTTAAAAGTAAGGCTTACAGGCGTTCATAATTTAATTTCTAGCAATATGATATAAAATACAGAAAATAATGGCTATTATCTTAGCTCTGCAAGGGTTTCAATCTGATTATTTAATAAATTCAGCACGCTAAGTACGGAAGAGCCGCATTTGTTAGCTTTTTTGGATCGGAAACATTGGATAACTGGGAGTTAATCTGAAGAATGTCTAGCAACCTATATGATCGCGATTTACAACTCTGGATTGAGCAAACGATTGGACAATTGAAAAACCGTGAATTTGAGTCACTCGATATTGAGCATCTGATTGAGGAGTTGGTTGACTTGGGTAGGTCGGAAAAGAATACTTTCAGAAGTAATCTCAAAATCTTGTTGGTGCATTTACTCAAGTTGCAGGTTCAGCATGATGTCCCCGATACAATGAAAGCGAGTTGGTACAGTTCTGTGGTGGAACATCGTCTGCGCGTTCTTGACAATTTGACAGATACACCTTCGCTCAAAAGCTTCTTGAGTGAAGCCTTGGAAAAAGCTTATCCTGATG
The Gloeotrichia echinulata CP02 DNA segment above includes these coding regions:
- a CDS encoding DUF29 domain-containing protein, with translation MSSNLYDRDLQLWIEQTIGQLKNREFESLDIEHLIEELVDLGRSEKNTFRSNLKILLVHLLKLQVQHDVPDTMKASWYSSVVEHRLRVLDNLTDTPSLKSFLSEALEKAYPDARKVAIKEGKLAKFGVRMPNESEYPMICPFAIEQILDEDFYGLL